The bacterium genome segment TATTTTTTCTTAATTTTTCACTTTGCTTGAGAATTGATTTTAATTTTTTATCGTTTTTAGGGTTTTTCCCGATACTATAATTGACGGCCATTGACACCAAACCCGCAGCAAGCGCTCCGGCCAAAGCGCCCGCGCTACCACCTCCCGGCGCAGGTTTTTTTGCCGCTAAATCGTCAAGATATTTATTTATGGGTTTGTTTATATACATTTTATTTAAAATTTAAGATTATCTATATATAAGTAATATTTTGATATAAATTGAAATAAATAGAAATATTTTGAAATATATTGCCTGTATCCTTAGTTTTTTGAAGTTATAGTATGTAATTTTTTTTAGTTTTCAATCCTTTAACAACATATATCCATTATATATCTACGTATATCTATGTATATCCATTTTTTAATCTTTAATAAGAGCTAACGTTTCGGCTCTTGTTTTCTCATTGTCGCGGAAGACTCCTCTTACTACAGAGGTTTTTACCATAGAACCGCTTTTTTTTATGCCTCTCATAGTAACACAGAGATGTTCGGCTTCCACAATAACCATTACGCCCTTAGGTTTAATCGTTTCGTTTATTACATCGGCAATTTGCGAAGTAAATCTTTCCTGTATTTGTAATCTGCGGGACAAAACTTCTACAACTCGCGGTATTTTGGATATTCCAACGATTCTGTTTCCTTCGGGCATATACGCAACATGCGCTTTGCCGTGAAAAGGCAACATATGGTGCTCGCAAAGCGAATAAAAAGGAATATCTTTAACAAGAACTATTTCATCAAAACTCTGCCCTTTAAGAATTTTAAGCTCCAAAGCAGGGTTCTTATCGATACCACCAAGGATTTCTTTGTACATATTGGCTACCCTTTGAGGTGTATCTTTAAGCCCTTCTCTCTGAGGATTTTCACCTACAGCTTCTAATATGTCCCTTACGGCTTTTTTGATTTTTTCTTCATCCATAAACTCCTCACTTTATTCGAGTAAATTCTAAATCCGAAACAAAATTTTGAAACGTTTGGGGCTTCGTTACCCTGACCGTTACCAAATTTAGTGCCTAAAATGCCTTTCACCTGTCAATACCATGGCAATTCCATATTTGTCACAGGCATCTATGCTATCCTGGTCTCTCTTGGAACCGCCTGGTTGTATAATCGCGACAATTCCTGCCTTATGCGCTTCTTCTACGACATCGCTGAAAGGGAAAAAAGCATCGGATGCCAAAACAGTGTCTTCGGGTAACTGACAAGCCCCGTTTAGAGATGAATCTCTAACGGGGCAAGCTTTAGTCAAAGCAAGTTTCATGGAATCAATTCTTGACATCTGTCCTGCGCCTACCCCAATTGTTCTTAATTCTTTACAAAGAACGATAGCATTTGACTTAATATTTTTCACTACCCTCCATGCAAACAAAAGCTCTTTCCATTGGGCATCAGTTGGCTGAACTTTAGTTGCAACTTTCATATCCTTTTTCTCTATCTGGAAATAATCCTTTTGTTGAATAAGATAGCCGTCAAGCGCGCATCTTATTTCGGTTTGGCTACTTAAAGCTACAGGCATTTTTATAATTCTTAGAGCTTGTTTTTCCTGCAATACCTTAATAGCTTCATCCTCATAGTCAGGAGCAATTACTACTTCAACAAAAGTTTTGGTTATTTCTTCCGCTACATCTTTAGGAACCTTCCTATTAAAACTAACGATAGAGCCAAATGCGCTTAGCGGGTCACATAAGTGCGCGTTTTTGTAAGCTTGAAGTAGATTGTCATGACAGGCAAGACCACAAGGATTCATATGCTTCATAATCACTGCGGCAGAATCGTCAAAATCCTGCACGGCTGACCACGCAGCATCCAAGTCTAAAAGATTATTAAAGGATAGTTCTTTTCCGCCAAGTTGTTCAAAATTTTTGCCTTTATCTCCAATATAGAAAGCTGCTTTTTGATGTGAATTCTCGCCATATCTTAATTCTTGAAGTATCTCTAAATTTTTCGATACTACTTTAGGGAAAAGTTCTTGTTTAATTCCAAACCTTTTGTTTAGCTCAAATGAAATAGCTGAATCATATTTGTATGTTGAATCAAAAACTTTAGCTGATAGTCTTTTATGCGTTTCTAAAGACAACTTGCCGTCATTTTCTTTTAACTCTTTTATAATCGTATCGTAATCGTCAGGAGAACAAACAACCGCAACATCTTGATAATTCTTAGCTGCAGAACGAAGCATTGTGGGCCCGCCGATGTCTATATTTTCAATAACCTCTTCCAAGCTGACATTAGGTTTCTTTATAACTTCTCTAAACGGATATAGGTTAATAACCACCATATCTATAAAACCGATTCCAAGCTCCTTAATCTGCTCCAGATGTTTTGCATCATTTCTTTTCGCAAGGATACCGCCGTGAATTTTGGGATGCAAGGTTTTAAGTCTTCCGTCAAGAATTTCGGGAAAACCCGTGTAATTGGAAACTTCTGTTACTTGAATTCCTTCCTTTTGTAAAAGTTTTGCCGTTCCACCCGTAGAAAGAATCTCTACCCCAAAAGAGTTAAGTTCTTTGGCAAACTCAACTATACCTGTTTTATCATAGACTGAAATTAACGCTCTTTTAATTTCATTCATTATTGTCTCTCCTTCTTCCTTTTAATTTTGCATTTTCCCTCTGGAATCTTTCCAAGATTCCGAGGACTTAGTCCCGGAAATTCTCTGAATTTCTCGGGGAAATTTTGATTTTATTATGGTACCCCGAGGCCGATTCGAACGGCCAACCTACTGCTTAGGAGGCAGTCGCTCTATCCAGCTTGAGCTATCGGGGCAAGTTTTCACCGATATAAATTGAAATACATAAAAAAGAAATATAATTGAAATACGTTGCTTATCTACTACGTACTTCCATGTATATCAACTGTATATCTACCATATTTCCACGTATATCCATTTTATATCTACTGTATATCTATTGTATTTCTACATATCTAATATTTTATTAGAGAGTGAATAGGATAATTTCCTAATCGTTTCCTACCGTTTAAAAAGGCAAGTTCTATCAAAAAGGAAATGCCTATAATGTTTCCGCCGCTTTTTTCTATGAGTTCACACGCACCTTGCGCCGTCCCGCCTGTTGCAAGAAGGTCATCTACCACTAAAATATTCTCTCCTTTATTTACTGCATCGGTATGAATTTCAAGCGTATCAGTTCCATAT includes the following:
- the folE gene encoding GTP cyclohydrolase I FolE — translated: MDEEKIKKAVRDILEAVGENPQREGLKDTPQRVANMYKEILGGIDKNPALELKILKGQSFDEIVLVKDIPFYSLCEHHMLPFHGKAHVAYMPEGNRIVGISKIPRVVEVLSRRLQIQERFTSQIADVINETIKPKGVMVIVEAEHLCVTMRGIKKSGSMVKTSVVRGVFRDNEKTRAETLALIKD
- the purH gene encoding bifunctional phosphoribosylaminoimidazolecarboxamide formyltransferase/IMP cyclohydrolase, producing the protein MNEIKRALISVYDKTGIVEFAKELNSFGVEILSTGGTAKLLQKEGIQVTEVSNYTGFPEILDGRLKTLHPKIHGGILAKRNDAKHLEQIKELGIGFIDMVVINLYPFREVIKKPNVSLEEVIENIDIGGPTMLRSAAKNYQDVAVVCSPDDYDTIIKELKENDGKLSLETHKRLSAKVFDSTYKYDSAISFELNKRFGIKQELFPKVVSKNLEILQELRYGENSHQKAAFYIGDKGKNFEQLGGKELSFNNLLDLDAAWSAVQDFDDSAAVIMKHMNPCGLACHDNLLQAYKNAHLCDPLSAFGSIVSFNRKVPKDVAEEITKTFVEVVIAPDYEDEAIKVLQEKQALRIIKMPVALSSQTEIRCALDGYLIQQKDYFQIEKKDMKVATKVQPTDAQWKELLFAWRVVKNIKSNAIVLCKELRTIGVGAGQMSRIDSMKLALTKACPVRDSSLNGACQLPEDTVLASDAFFPFSDVVEEAHKAGIVAIIQPGGSKRDQDSIDACDKYGIAMVLTGERHFRH